One genomic region from Streptomyces sp. NBC_01431 encodes:
- a CDS encoding GNAT family N-acetyltransferase, whose product MPLLDTDILVRPLAERDWDTIVALEAGAYARDGLSEGRAALKSRHAPGTCFVLEHEGRVGGYLLALPYPPFSCPDLSRAEELGFDSRNLHAHDLVIAEELRGRGLGPALLTHLLVAARELGFERISMVAVRGADVLWGRLGYRPHPEVELPASYGANAMYMSLEVG is encoded by the coding sequence ATGCCCCTGCTGGACACCGACATCCTTGTCCGCCCGCTGGCCGAGCGCGACTGGGACACGATCGTGGCGCTGGAGGCGGGCGCCTATGCGCGGGACGGCCTTTCCGAGGGGCGGGCGGCGCTCAAGTCCCGCCACGCTCCCGGCACCTGCTTCGTCCTTGAGCACGAGGGGCGCGTCGGGGGCTATCTGCTCGCGCTGCCCTACCCGCCGTTCTCCTGCCCGGACCTCAGCCGGGCGGAGGAGCTGGGCTTCGACTCCCGCAACCTGCACGCGCACGACCTGGTGATCGCCGAGGAACTGCGCGGCCGGGGCCTCGGCCCGGCTCTGCTCACCCATCTGCTCGTCGCGGCACGGGAGTTGGGGTTCGAGCGGATCTCCATGGTGGCCGTCCGGGGCGCCGACGTCCTGTGGGGCCGCCTGGGCTACCGGCCCCATCCCGAGGTCGAGCTCCCGGCGAGCTACGGCGCGAACGCGATGTACATGTCCCTGGAAGTAGGCTGA
- a CDS encoding type III PLP-dependent enzyme, with protein sequence MPDSTAIRAALADADDDRIVFDLTGIEAQHRELLRELPGVSVRFAMKACPVDEVLACLAAQGAGFDAASPQEIEQALKTGVPPERVHYGNTIKSDENIADAYRLGIRDFATDSVEDVAAIAAHAPGSRVFCRLATSGEGALWGLSRKFGCSARDAVLVLEAARAAGLTPSGLSVHVGSQQMTSEAWRSALDLLGDVLAALNRRGIALDRINLGGGLPALGCLDRRGRPLDPPLDKMFAVLREGMERLSGESASPLEFLMEPGRHLVADHGAIRAHVSRLSSRRQLDGERENWLYLSCGKFNGLYEMDELQYRLEFPGHEDGERVDAMVAGPTCDSDDAFAREGGPVRVPAAAASGDPVWIHSCGAYAVGYTTQGFNGFDPLPYTCIGGSK encoded by the coding sequence ATGCCTGACAGCACAGCCATCCGGGCCGCCCTGGCGGACGCCGACGACGACCGGATCGTCTTCGACCTCACCGGGATCGAGGCCCAGCACCGGGAGCTGCTGCGCGAACTGCCCGGCGTATCGGTCCGGTTCGCCATGAAGGCCTGCCCGGTGGACGAGGTGCTCGCCTGCCTCGCGGCACAGGGCGCGGGCTTCGACGCGGCGAGCCCGCAGGAGATCGAGCAGGCCCTCAAGACCGGCGTGCCCCCGGAGCGCGTCCACTACGGCAACACCATCAAGTCGGACGAGAACATCGCCGACGCCTACCGCCTGGGCATACGGGACTTCGCCACCGACAGCGTCGAGGACGTGGCCGCGATCGCCGCGCACGCGCCCGGCTCCCGGGTGTTCTGCCGGCTCGCCACCAGCGGGGAGGGCGCGCTGTGGGGGCTGAGCCGGAAGTTCGGCTGCTCGGCCCGGGACGCCGTGCTCGTCCTGGAGGCGGCGCGGGCGGCCGGCCTCACGCCGTCGGGTCTTTCCGTGCACGTCGGCTCGCAGCAGATGACCTCCGAGGCCTGGCGCAGCGCGCTTGACCTGCTGGGGGACGTGCTGGCGGCGCTCAACCGGCGGGGCATCGCGCTCGACCGGATCAATCTCGGCGGCGGTCTGCCCGCCCTCGGCTGCCTCGACCGGCGAGGCCGGCCGCTCGATCCGCCGCTGGACAAGATGTTCGCGGTGCTCCGCGAAGGCATGGAGAGGCTGAGCGGGGAGTCGGCGTCGCCGCTGGAGTTCCTCATGGAGCCGGGGCGCCATCTGGTCGCCGACCACGGCGCCATCCGGGCCCATGTGTCCCGGCTCTCCTCCCGGCGGCAGCTGGACGGCGAGCGCGAGAACTGGCTCTACCTGAGCTGCGGGAAGTTCAACGGCCTCTACGAGATGGACGAGTTGCAGTACCGCCTGGAGTTCCCCGGCCACGAAGACGGGGAGCGGGTGGACGCCATGGTCGCCGGACCCACCTGCGACAGCGACGACGCGTTCGCCCGGGAGGGCGGTCCGGTCCGGGTGCCGGCGGCTGCCGCCTCCGGGGATCCGGTGTGGATCCACTCCTGCGGCGCGTACGCCGTCGGCTACACGACCCAGGGTTTCAACGGCTTCGACCCGCTGCCGTACACCTGCATCGGAGGTTCGAAGTAA
- a CDS encoding DUF6271 family protein has product MRKICLTLPTNRPCADTISALGEEAAHAAEYFGVEVHLLILDSCDEDAFAEHARVAGALHGTANVVVHHLDEAAQRDFLHRVIQRSALPKPDLLLDLMLPSDVSYGACTNRAFLIAAALGCASVHRRDSDSSYQIHDGRPVFPIHHELLSLGKRAADAVPGVSRSLLDPADAHKPVAMVGSSFVGELSVDIGEMRELDPDVYYEVVGLWAEAGASEQERRELVEESFIGAGTDPFTGDESTLGTPDIWRVDMCNIALDHEVYERVPLLPATSTIGSDYFLLHLVRDSTLPGVVHNRNIVNYYTPERRSGPGFTAYQLRFTKFLLSMLYLYPIYTAMEAAGGALLDTRHHVRAATIAELAGRSAAEDRAENVRRLDVIDRCYHQLGGRYAEFADHLVPLRERLLDEAQADIEDFALLIEAWAPLIEAGRAEPLTAGGPIRSAHDA; this is encoded by the coding sequence ATGCGCAAAATCTGCCTGACCCTGCCCACGAACAGGCCCTGCGCCGACACGATTTCGGCGCTCGGCGAGGAGGCCGCCCACGCGGCGGAGTACTTCGGCGTCGAGGTGCACCTTTTGATCCTGGACTCCTGCGACGAGGACGCCTTCGCCGAGCACGCCCGGGTCGCGGGCGCCCTGCACGGGACGGCGAACGTGGTCGTGCACCACCTCGACGAGGCCGCGCAGCGGGACTTCCTGCACCGGGTGATCCAGCGGTCCGCGCTCCCCAAGCCCGATCTGCTGCTCGACCTCATGCTGCCCTCGGACGTCTCGTACGGGGCGTGCACCAACCGGGCCTTCCTCATCGCGGCGGCCCTGGGATGTGCCTCCGTGCACCGCAGGGACTCCGACAGCAGCTACCAGATCCACGACGGCCGGCCAGTCTTCCCCATCCACCACGAACTGCTCTCGCTCGGGAAGCGGGCGGCGGACGCCGTGCCCGGCGTCTCGCGCAGCCTTCTCGACCCCGCGGACGCCCACAAGCCGGTGGCGATGGTGGGCAGTTCCTTCGTGGGCGAGCTGTCGGTGGACATCGGCGAGATGCGCGAACTCGACCCCGACGTCTACTACGAGGTCGTCGGCCTGTGGGCCGAGGCCGGGGCGTCGGAGCAGGAGCGGCGCGAGCTGGTCGAGGAGTCCTTCATCGGCGCCGGAACCGACCCGTTCACCGGCGACGAGTCGACCCTGGGCACCCCCGACATCTGGCGGGTCGACATGTGCAACATCGCGCTCGACCACGAGGTGTACGAGCGGGTGCCGCTGCTGCCCGCCACCAGCACCATCGGCAGCGACTACTTCCTGCTGCACCTGGTCCGCGATTCGACGCTGCCCGGGGTCGTCCACAACCGCAACATCGTCAACTACTACACCCCCGAGCGGCGGAGCGGCCCCGGCTTCACCGCCTACCAGCTCAGGTTCACGAAGTTCCTGCTCTCCATGCTCTACCTCTACCCGATCTACACCGCGATGGAGGCGGCGGGCGGGGCGCTGCTCGACACGCGCCACCACGTGCGCGCGGCCACGATCGCCGAGCTGGCCGGGCGCAGCGCGGCCGAGGACCGGGCCGAGAACGTCCGGCGCCTCGACGTCATCGACCGCTGCTACCACCAACTGGGCGGCAGGTACGCCGAGTTCGCCGATCATCTGGTGCCCCTGCGCGAGCGCCTCCTGGACGAGGCGCAGGCCGACATCGAGGACTTCGCGCTGCTCATCGAGGCGTGGGCACCGCTGATCGAAGCCGGCCGGGCCGAGCCCCTGACCGCCGGCGGCCCGATCCGGAGCGCCCACGATGCCTGA
- a CDS encoding phytanoyl-CoA dioxygenase family protein: MPTPDPYLYRASSDTPYFSSDGGETYLARTPLKDIRKSRPLRVLSEEDFAFWQTYGYVVVKEAIPAAAARSLLDFAWEFQGLDPARPETWYEEREFATDLERHLYVYGFVEAYHHQLIWDSRQTQRVYDAFVDVWDCEELWVTLDRLNLNPPNVKNRDRALIEPTDTGFDIELHWDVDTTLSVLPQRVQGIIALNDTRPDHGGFQCSPELFRRFEQWKTEQPADRDPIRPGVDRAEFPVIRPELEAGDLLIWNGMLAHGVARNSSDNGVRAVQYLSMMPALESSQELRRSRVESWRHLSTPDWNKTLVGDARRHESLRYEAASLNELGAKLLGLETWRDEHTEQSTGELSCAKSA; encoded by the coding sequence ATGCCGACGCCCGACCCCTATCTCTATCGAGCCTCTTCGGACACTCCCTACTTCAGTTCGGACGGCGGTGAGACGTATCTGGCCCGAACCCCGCTGAAGGACATCAGGAAATCCCGGCCGCTGCGGGTGCTTTCCGAGGAGGACTTCGCGTTCTGGCAGACGTATGGCTACGTGGTCGTGAAAGAGGCGATACCCGCGGCGGCGGCGCGGAGCCTGCTCGACTTCGCGTGGGAATTCCAGGGCCTCGATCCCGCGCGCCCCGAAACCTGGTACGAGGAACGGGAATTCGCCACCGACCTGGAGCGGCACCTGTACGTCTACGGCTTCGTCGAGGCCTACCACCACCAGCTCATCTGGGACAGCCGGCAGACCCAGCGCGTGTACGACGCCTTCGTCGACGTGTGGGACTGCGAGGAGCTGTGGGTCACCCTGGACCGGCTCAACCTGAACCCGCCCAACGTCAAGAACCGCGACCGCGCGCTCATCGAGCCCACCGACACGGGCTTCGACATCGAGCTGCACTGGGACGTGGACACCACGCTCAGCGTGCTGCCGCAGCGGGTCCAGGGCATCATCGCGCTCAACGACACCCGCCCGGACCACGGCGGATTCCAGTGCTCGCCCGAGCTCTTCCGGCGCTTCGAGCAGTGGAAGACCGAGCAGCCCGCCGACCGCGACCCCATCAGGCCCGGAGTCGACCGCGCCGAGTTCCCCGTGATCCGGCCCGAACTCGAAGCCGGTGACCTGCTGATCTGGAACGGGATGCTCGCGCACGGCGTGGCCCGCAACAGCTCTGACAACGGTGTCCGCGCCGTCCAGTACCTCTCGATGATGCCGGCGCTGGAGTCGAGCCAGGAGCTGCGGCGCTCCCGCGTGGAGTCCTGGCGCCACCTGAGCACCCCCGACTGGAACAAGACGCTGGTCGGCGACGCGCGACGGCACGAGTCGCTCAGGTACGAAGCCGCCTCGCTGAACGAGCTCGGCGCCAAGCTGCTGGGGCTCGAAACCTGGCGCGACGAGCACACGGAGCAGTCGACCGGAGAGCTGTCATGCGCAAAATCTGCCTGA
- a CDS encoding glycoside hydrolase family 3 protein: MTTMTTGSDTLTRDALAVLQPGFTGTSAPDWLLRRIGEGLSSVGLFGRNIVSAPQVAELTAQLRAERDDLLVAIDEEGGDVTRIEVRTGSSFPGNLALGAVDDVELTREVARELGRRLAECGVNLNWAPSADVNSNPDNPIIGVRAFGAETDLVARHTAAYIEGLQAAGVAACTKHFPGHGDTNVDSHHAMPRIDVDLDTLHQRELVPFRAAIAAGSKSVMSAHILLPALDPARPATLSPRILTGLLREELGYDGLIVSDAVEMQAIAGTVGIERGSVLAIAAGADALCVGGGLADEGTVLRLRDALVKAVRDGELAEERLADAAARVRALAAWTQQARGDVAAPGAAVQEGTAPGTGSDIGLVAARRAARVTAAPSWRPLETAPYVATFTPVMNIAVSSETPWSIGGELAALLPGTEGGTFGTDSAAADVLAAAGERRIVAVVRDEHRHPWMAAALDGLLAARPDTVVVEMGVPRATPRGALHIATHGAARVCGRAAAEAITGV; encoded by the coding sequence ATGACGACAATGACCACGGGTTCCGACACACTGACCCGCGACGCGCTCGCCGTCCTCCAGCCCGGGTTCACCGGCACCAGCGCGCCGGACTGGCTGCTCCGCCGCATCGGCGAAGGCCTCTCCTCCGTCGGGCTGTTCGGCCGCAACATCGTCTCCGCGCCCCAAGTGGCCGAGCTCACCGCCCAGTTGAGGGCCGAGCGGGACGACCTCCTGGTGGCCATCGACGAGGAGGGCGGTGACGTCACCCGGATCGAGGTCCGTACCGGCTCCTCCTTCCCCGGCAACCTCGCGCTCGGCGCGGTCGACGACGTGGAGCTGACCCGCGAGGTCGCCCGCGAACTCGGCCGCCGGCTCGCCGAGTGCGGCGTCAACCTCAACTGGGCGCCGTCCGCCGACGTGAACTCCAACCCGGACAACCCGATCATCGGGGTACGGGCCTTCGGGGCCGAGACCGACCTGGTGGCCCGGCACACCGCCGCCTACATCGAGGGCCTCCAGGCCGCCGGGGTCGCCGCCTGCACCAAGCACTTCCCCGGCCACGGCGACACCAATGTCGACTCGCACCACGCGATGCCCCGCATCGATGTGGATCTCGACACGCTGCACCAGCGTGAGCTGGTGCCTTTCCGCGCCGCGATCGCGGCGGGTTCCAAGTCGGTCATGAGCGCGCATATCCTTCTTCCCGCGCTCGACCCCGCCCGTCCCGCCACGCTCAGCCCGCGCATCCTCACCGGACTGCTGCGCGAGGAGCTCGGCTACGACGGGCTGATCGTCTCGGACGCGGTGGAGATGCAGGCCATCGCCGGGACGGTCGGCATCGAGCGAGGCTCCGTCCTCGCGATCGCGGCGGGCGCCGACGCCCTGTGCGTCGGCGGCGGCCTGGCCGACGAGGGCACCGTACTGCGGCTGCGCGACGCGCTGGTCAAGGCGGTACGGGACGGCGAGCTGGCCGAGGAACGCCTGGCCGACGCCGCCGCACGGGTACGTGCGCTGGCGGCGTGGACCCAGCAGGCCAGGGGGGACGTGGCGGCGCCGGGCGCGGCGGTGCAGGAGGGGACCGCGCCCGGCACCGGCAGCGACATCGGCCTGGTGGCCGCACGCCGGGCCGCCCGCGTCACCGCGGCGCCGTCCTGGCGTCCGCTGGAGACGGCGCCGTACGTGGCGACGTTCACGCCCGTCATGAACATCGCGGTGAGCAGCGAGACCCCCTGGAGCATCGGCGGCGAGCTCGCCGCCCTGCTGCCCGGCACCGAGGGCGGCACCTTCGGGACCGACAGCGCCGCCGCCGACGTGCTCGCGGCGGCCGGTGAGCGCCGCATCGTCGCGGTCGTACGCGACGAACACCGCCACCCCTGGATGGCGGCGGCCCTGGACGGACTCCTCGCGGCCCGCCCGGACACGGTCGTGGTCGAGATGGGCGTGCCCCGCGCCACGCCGCGCGGCGCCCTGCACATCGCCACGCACGGCGCGGCCCGGGTGTGCGGCCGCGCGGCCGCCGAGGCCATCACCGGGGTCTAG
- a CDS encoding carbohydrate ABC transporter permease, translated as MAASTAALARPARKKTKLGWNLLGLLVFVTAGFPVYWMLNTAFKPAKDAIDPDPHLFPTNFTLDNFRRALQIGDFWGSIGRSLTVSVVVVVIGIAVGLLAALAISRFAFRGRKVVIVGILAVQMVPLVAMIIPVFLLLNDLGQYDKLSGLIITYLTFILPFTVWTLRGFIVNVPKELEEAAMVDGCSRTGAFIRVVFPLLAPGMVATSVYGFIQAWNEYLYALMLMSQNHQTATVWLSNFTTQHGTEYAPMMAGSTMMAVPIVVLFLLVQRKMAAGLTAGAVKG; from the coding sequence ATGGCTGCCTCAACCGCGGCGCTCGCCCGCCCCGCCCGCAAGAAGACCAAGCTCGGCTGGAACCTGCTCGGCCTGCTCGTCTTCGTCACCGCGGGCTTCCCGGTCTACTGGATGCTGAACACCGCGTTCAAGCCCGCCAAGGACGCGATCGACCCCGATCCGCACCTGTTCCCGACGAACTTCACGCTCGACAACTTCCGGCGGGCGCTCCAGATCGGCGACTTCTGGGGCTCCATCGGGCGGTCCCTGACCGTCTCCGTGGTCGTGGTCGTGATCGGCATCGCGGTCGGCCTGCTCGCCGCGCTCGCCATCTCCCGCTTCGCCTTTCGCGGCCGCAAGGTCGTCATCGTCGGCATCCTCGCGGTCCAGATGGTGCCGCTGGTCGCCATGATCATCCCGGTCTTCCTGCTGCTCAACGACCTCGGCCAGTACGACAAGCTCTCGGGCCTGATCATCACGTACCTGACCTTCATCCTGCCCTTCACGGTCTGGACGCTGCGCGGATTCATCGTCAACGTCCCCAAGGAGCTGGAGGAGGCGGCCATGGTCGACGGGTGCAGCCGCACCGGCGCCTTCATCCGGGTGGTCTTCCCCCTGCTCGCCCCCGGCATGGTGGCGACCTCCGTCTACGGTTTCATCCAGGCGTGGAACGAGTACCTCTACGCCCTGATGCTGATGAGCCAGAACCACCAGACCGCGACCGTGTGGCTGTCCAACTTCACCACCCAGCACGGCACCGAGTACGCCCCCATGATGGCCGGATCCACGATGATGGCCGTCCCCATCGTGGTTCTCTTCCTCCTCGTCCAGCGCAAGATGGCCGCGGGTCTGACGGCCGGCGCAGTGAAGGGATAA
- a CDS encoding carbohydrate ABC transporter permease: MSAAETTTAKVPPARRDPLPGAGSGQPGKPGKKRGTGGGAAVPWALLAPCLLVLALVLGYPLVRLVTLSFQKFGQPQLWGFQAAESVGFDNFSNVLGDAEFWHVVVRTILFAATAVILTMVIGMLIALLLQRVSGWVKTLINIALVASWGMPIVVAITVFKWMFDSDFGVLNWLLSQLPGVEMHGHNWFADGTQGLAVIMLLVVWGAVPFVVITLSAGLTQVPKELEEAARLDGAGSWGVFRHVTMPILKPIIVMLATLSVIWDMGVFPQVFVMRGGHPEADFQLLTTYSYEKAFVVNDYSQGSAIALLTVILLLGVIAVYMRQMLKIGDVE; this comes from the coding sequence ATGAGTGCCGCAGAGACAACCACCGCCAAGGTGCCGCCGGCGCGGCGCGACCCACTACCGGGTGCTGGATCCGGTCAACCCGGCAAGCCGGGGAAGAAGCGCGGCACGGGCGGGGGAGCGGCGGTGCCCTGGGCACTGCTCGCACCCTGTCTGCTCGTCCTCGCGCTCGTCCTCGGCTATCCGCTGGTCCGTCTGGTCACCCTGTCCTTCCAGAAGTTCGGGCAGCCGCAGCTGTGGGGATTCCAGGCCGCCGAGTCGGTCGGCTTCGACAACTTCAGCAACGTCCTCGGTGACGCCGAGTTCTGGCACGTCGTCGTACGCACCATCCTCTTCGCCGCCACCGCGGTCATCCTGACCATGGTCATCGGCATGCTGATCGCCCTGCTGCTCCAGCGGGTCTCGGGCTGGGTCAAGACGCTCATCAACATTGCCCTGGTGGCGAGTTGGGGCATGCCCATCGTCGTGGCGATCACCGTCTTCAAGTGGATGTTCGACTCCGACTTCGGCGTCCTCAACTGGCTGCTCAGCCAGCTGCCCGGCGTCGAGATGCACGGCCACAACTGGTTCGCCGACGGCACCCAGGGCCTCGCCGTCATCATGCTGCTCGTGGTCTGGGGCGCGGTGCCGTTCGTCGTCATCACGCTCAGTGCCGGCCTCACCCAGGTCCCCAAGGAACTCGAAGAGGCCGCCCGGCTCGACGGCGCCGGATCCTGGGGGGTGTTCCGGCACGTCACCATGCCGATCCTCAAGCCCATCATCGTGATGCTCGCGACGCTCTCCGTCATCTGGGACATGGGCGTCTTCCCTCAGGTCTTCGTGATGCGCGGCGGCCACCCCGAAGCCGATTTCCAGCTGCTCACCACGTACTCGTACGAGAAGGCCTTCGTGGTCAACGACTACTCCCAGGGCTCCGCGATCGCCCTGCTCACCGTGATCCTGCTGCTCGGTGTGATCGCGGTGTACATGCGCCAGATGCTCAAGATCGGGGACGTCGAGTGA
- a CDS encoding extracellular solute-binding protein, with product MKRKLIAAIGVAGIMIGAAACGGSDKKDGAAGGDAKELTVWLTVDAQKNWPELVKAADDAIIAKHPGLKINHEYYGWPDKNAKLDAVLATDKAPDVVEMGNTEMLSYSIKGAFAEVDPSKFDNSAAWLDGLKSSVTYNGKTYGVPYYAGGRTATWRKDIAADAGITATPKTYPELTADLDKIQAKQGDKFSAWYQPTRDWYAAMSFVYDAGGSIAKEDGGQFKANLSSPESVKGLTEFKNVVDKYMKGDKTKDESDRPIVYGQGKSGLVFSPAWEGANAALPENDKVGKLADKIESFVMPAPSGKAMPVFLGGSDLAVPVKSKAQGLAAEWINALTGTQGQKGLIAKGNLPNNKTDLAPLKSDPKTAVPATAAESSWFVPMAPGWGQVEKAQVLQTMLQNIGTGKQTVEAAAKDADAAIDKVINTK from the coding sequence GTGAAGCGCAAGCTCATCGCGGCAATCGGCGTCGCGGGCATCATGATCGGCGCCGCGGCCTGCGGCGGCAGTGACAAGAAGGACGGCGCCGCGGGGGGCGACGCCAAGGAACTCACCGTCTGGCTGACGGTCGACGCGCAGAAGAACTGGCCCGAACTGGTGAAGGCGGCGGACGACGCCATCATCGCCAAGCACCCCGGTCTGAAGATCAACCACGAGTACTACGGCTGGCCGGACAAGAACGCCAAGCTGGACGCCGTCCTCGCCACCGACAAGGCGCCGGACGTGGTCGAGATGGGCAACACCGAGATGCTGTCCTACTCGATCAAGGGCGCGTTCGCCGAGGTCGACCCCTCGAAGTTCGACAACTCCGCCGCCTGGCTGGACGGCCTCAAGTCCTCCGTCACCTACAACGGCAAGACCTACGGCGTCCCCTACTACGCCGGTGGCCGCACGGCGACCTGGCGCAAGGACATCGCCGCCGATGCGGGCATCACCGCGACCCCGAAGACGTACCCCGAGCTGACCGCCGACCTGGACAAGATCCAGGCCAAGCAGGGCGACAAGTTCAGCGCCTGGTACCAGCCCACCCGTGACTGGTACGCGGCCATGTCCTTCGTGTACGACGCCGGCGGCTCCATCGCGAAGGAGGACGGCGGCCAGTTCAAGGCCAACCTGTCCTCGCCGGAGTCCGTCAAGGGCCTCACCGAGTTCAAGAACGTCGTCGACAAGTACATGAAGGGCGACAAGACCAAGGACGAGTCCGACCGCCCGATCGTCTACGGCCAGGGCAAGTCCGGCCTCGTCTTCAGCCCGGCCTGGGAGGGCGCCAACGCCGCCCTGCCGGAGAACGACAAGGTCGGCAAGCTCGCCGACAAGATCGAGAGCTTTGTGATGCCGGCCCCGTCCGGCAAGGCCATGCCGGTCTTCCTCGGCGGCTCGGACCTCGCCGTCCCGGTCAAGTCCAAGGCCCAGGGCCTCGCGGCCGAGTGGATCAACGCGCTCACCGGGACCCAGGGCCAGAAGGGCCTGATCGCCAAGGGCAACCTGCCCAACAACAAGACGGACCTCGCACCGCTGAAGTCGGACCCGAAGACGGCCGTTCCGGCCACCGCGGCCGAGTCCAGCTGGTTCGTGCCGATGGCGCCGGGCTGGGGCCAGGTCGAGAAGGCCCAGGTCCTGCAGACCATGCTGCAGAACATCGGTACCGGCAAGCAGACGGTCGAGGCCGCCGCGAAGGACGCGGACGCCGCGATCGACAAGGTCATCAACACCAAGTGA